One Takifugu rubripes chromosome 2, fTakRub1.2, whole genome shotgun sequence genomic region harbors:
- the LOC105418113 gene encoding uncharacterized protein, which yields MRERDFMPNMERGKPATYTGDKKAKMAAKTNKKWVRLATVFAYVLSVSLAAIILAIYYSLIWKPTTASSSSGKPGVPEEVSPTANISANIPTGGNVSEWNSTQTRMLPLNAQVTTPNSQDFLWADRTERAAASPRGARAQIAHSQQEDGLRAPPRGDTSTDKSDTLHRQTRQSQPRASNSIPTGGRESGEELEQEEEEEEKEGETESHARDNAVMGTTDAAAVVTPTPATEPPGPRRA from the coding sequence ATGAGAGAGCGGGACTTCATGCCCAATATGGAGAGGGGCAAACCTGCGACCTACACGGGGGACAAAAAGGCTAAGATGGCTGCTAAGACTAACAAGAAGTGGGTAAGACTAGCCACTGTTTTTGCTTATGTACTGTCCGTGTCCTTAGCAGCCATTATCCTGGCAATTTACTACAGCCTAATCTGGAAGCCCACCACCGCGTCCTCTTCATCGGGGAAGCCTGGCGTGCCCGAGGAGGTGAGCCCCACCGCCAACATCTCAGCCAACATCCCCACAGGCGGCAACGTCTCAGAGTGGAACTCTACACAGACGCGGATGCTGCCCCTGAACGCGCAGGTGACCACCCCGAACAGCCAGGATTTTCTGTGGGCCGACAGAACCGAGAGGGCGGCCGCCTCTCCGCGCGGTGCCCGAGCACAAATTGCGCACTCGCAGCAGGAGGACGGACTCCGCGCACCCCCCCGCGGTGACACAAGCACGGACAAGTCGGACACTTTACACAGGCAGACGCGTCAGTCTCAACCCCGAGCCAGCAACTCCATCCCGACAGGCGGCAGGGAGTCTGGAGAggaactggagcaggaggaggaggaggaggagaaggagggtgaGACGGAGTCACACGCACGGGACAACGCAGTGATGGGGACCACGGATGCCGCGGCGGTTGTTACGCCGACCCCTGCGACAGAGCCACCCGGCCCGAGGAGAGCCTGA
- the ccdc9b gene encoding coiled-coil domain-containing protein 9B isoform X1, producing MTSKRDHERDAELDKKIEALRRKNEVLMKRYKEVEEDKKRAEEEGMALQSRKGKADDLTITISKSTSDSRIVVSKPISVSSPAEEGQREAGADRAKESSSRGHRKQLTVTMAGKKGKRVVSEKPDKKPVSADIKGPTDDGPGRSVESPGRGKQPPHANKRDPLVQDQAQQGPEHNEEHHRLSTPSQEPASQQASTDLNIPTSKEEQEEYIRWKKEREQIDRERVARHKNAKGQWRRAWDMDKTENMFSDRALPDRDWGASSRGGRNSRRGQSRADSRGQEKRGKEKKAKNVPATSSKAKGIDRLTGRARRWEENEVGDNLQMSDTTLEEFVEELDALTDAVAEECKDRDSAVNASTTLLSPSTSEDATPSAGLATAEDSSPRTSEKRVRFSEESLPLAHTRPTAPSQDSAHSESASPTSLNASLPPLEASKCVQQDQGGCPPALLVAEQQSSESECTKTDSSPSGASSPPSAHREPHSVHPAELSKCNSTNAEESGLSVLSLEVGETHPAHPTSSDKAREQGKIV from the exons ATGACGTCCAAGAGGGACCACGAGAGGGATGCAGAGCTGGACAAGAAGATCGAGGCGCTCCGCAGGAAGAATGAAGTCCTGATGAAGAGGTATAAG GAGgtagaagaagacaaaaaaagggcagaagaggaaggaatGGCGCTGCAGAGCCGCAAGGGCAAAGCTGATGACCTTACTATCACAATCAGCAAATCCACCAGC GACAGTCGTATCGTGGTCTCAAAGCCAATTAGTGTCTCTTCACCTGCTGAGGAAGGACAGCGGGAGGCAGGGGCCGACAGGGCGAAGGAGAGCTCCAGCCGAGGCCACAGGAAGCAGCTAACGGTCACCATGGCTGGAAAAAAG GGTAAGAGGGTGGTGAGTGAGAAACCGGACAAGAAGCCAGTTTCTGCTGACATCAAGGGTCCTACTGATGATGGACCAGGCAGGAGTGTTGAGTCGCCAGGGAGGGGAAAGCAGCCGCCGCACGCCAACAAGAGAGACCCTTTGGTTCAG GATCAGGCTCAACAAGGGCCAGAGCACAATGAGGAGCACCACAGGCTTTCCACACCAAGCCAG GAGCCTGCGAGTCAACAGGCCAGCACAGACCTCAACATCCCCACAtccaaagaggagcaggaggagtacATACGCTGGAAGAAGGAGCGCGAGCAGATCGACCGCGAGAGAGTGGCACGCCACAAAAATGCCAAGGGCCAGTGGAGGCGGGCGTGGGACATGGATAAAACGGAGAACAT GTTTTCAGACAGAGCCCTCCCAGACAGGGACTGGGGAGCTTCCAGCCGCG gagggcgaAATTCTAGAAGAGGACAATCTAGAGCTGATTCAAGAG GCCAGGAGAAACGAGGAAAGGAGAAAAAGGCTAAAAACGTCCCTGCCACCAGCAGTAAAGCCAAAGGCATCGATCGCTTGACGGGGAGAGCCAGGAG atgggAGGAAAATGAAGTTGGAGACAACCTCCAG ATGTCCGATACAACCTTGGAGGAATTCGTGGAGGAGCTTGATGCCCTCACAGATGCTGTGGCAGAAGAGTGCAAAGACCGGGACTCGGCAGTGAACGCGTCGACCACCCTGCTTTCACCGAGCACATCCGAGGATGCGACTCCTTCAGCGGGTCTGGCGACAGCTGAGGACTCGTCTCCTCGGACTTCAGAGAAGAGAGTACGCTTCTCAGAAGAATCCCTCCCACTGGCCCACACGAGGCCAACTGCACCTTCCCAGGACTCTGCCCACTCGGAATCAGCAAGTCCGACCTCTTTGAATGCTTCTTTACCTCCATTGGAAGCTTCTAAATGTGTCCAGCAGGACCAGGGCGGTTGTCCACCTGCCCTTCTTGTTGCCGAGCAGCAGTCCTCTGAAAGTGAATGTACTAAAACAGACAGCAGCCCCTCTGGAGCTTCCAGCCCCCCCTCTGCTCACAGAGAACCTCACTCTGTCCATCCTGCAGAGCTCTCCAAGTGCAACAGCACAAACGCAG AGGAATCCGGTCTGTCTGTCCTGAGTCTGGAGGTTGGAGAAACACACCCAGCACACCCCACCAGCAGTGACAAG GCAAGAGAGCAAGGCAAGATCGTCTGA
- the ccdc9b gene encoding coiled-coil domain-containing protein 9B isoform X2, producing the protein MTLLSQSANPPARIVVSKPISVSSPAEEGQREAGADRAKESSSRGHRKQLTVTMAGKKGKRVVSEKPDKKPVSADIKGPTDDGPGRSVESPGRGKQPPHANKRDPLVQDQAQQGPEHNEEHHRLSTPSQEPASQQASTDLNIPTSKEEQEEYIRWKKEREQIDRERVARHKNAKGQWRRAWDMDKTENMFSDRALPDRDWGASSRGGRNSRRGQSRADSRGQEKRGKEKKAKNVPATSSKAKGIDRLTGRARRWEENEVGDNLQMSDTTLEEFVEELDALTDAVAEECKDRDSAVNASTTLLSPSTSEDATPSAGLATAEDSSPRTSEKRVRFSEESLPLAHTRPTAPSQDSAHSESASPTSLNASLPPLEASKCVQQDQGGCPPALLVAEQQSSESECTKTDSSPSGASSPPSAHREPHSVHPAELSKCNSTNAEESGLSVLSLEVGETHPAHPTSSDKAREQGKIV; encoded by the exons ATGACCTTACTATCACAATCAGCAAATCCACCAGC TCGTATCGTGGTCTCAAAGCCAATTAGTGTCTCTTCACCTGCTGAGGAAGGACAGCGGGAGGCAGGGGCCGACAGGGCGAAGGAGAGCTCCAGCCGAGGCCACAGGAAGCAGCTAACGGTCACCATGGCTGGAAAAAAG GGTAAGAGGGTGGTGAGTGAGAAACCGGACAAGAAGCCAGTTTCTGCTGACATCAAGGGTCCTACTGATGATGGACCAGGCAGGAGTGTTGAGTCGCCAGGGAGGGGAAAGCAGCCGCCGCACGCCAACAAGAGAGACCCTTTGGTTCAG GATCAGGCTCAACAAGGGCCAGAGCACAATGAGGAGCACCACAGGCTTTCCACACCAAGCCAG GAGCCTGCGAGTCAACAGGCCAGCACAGACCTCAACATCCCCACAtccaaagaggagcaggaggagtacATACGCTGGAAGAAGGAGCGCGAGCAGATCGACCGCGAGAGAGTGGCACGCCACAAAAATGCCAAGGGCCAGTGGAGGCGGGCGTGGGACATGGATAAAACGGAGAACAT GTTTTCAGACAGAGCCCTCCCAGACAGGGACTGGGGAGCTTCCAGCCGCG gagggcgaAATTCTAGAAGAGGACAATCTAGAGCTGATTCAAGAG GCCAGGAGAAACGAGGAAAGGAGAAAAAGGCTAAAAACGTCCCTGCCACCAGCAGTAAAGCCAAAGGCATCGATCGCTTGACGGGGAGAGCCAGGAG atgggAGGAAAATGAAGTTGGAGACAACCTCCAG ATGTCCGATACAACCTTGGAGGAATTCGTGGAGGAGCTTGATGCCCTCACAGATGCTGTGGCAGAAGAGTGCAAAGACCGGGACTCGGCAGTGAACGCGTCGACCACCCTGCTTTCACCGAGCACATCCGAGGATGCGACTCCTTCAGCGGGTCTGGCGACAGCTGAGGACTCGTCTCCTCGGACTTCAGAGAAGAGAGTACGCTTCTCAGAAGAATCCCTCCCACTGGCCCACACGAGGCCAACTGCACCTTCCCAGGACTCTGCCCACTCGGAATCAGCAAGTCCGACCTCTTTGAATGCTTCTTTACCTCCATTGGAAGCTTCTAAATGTGTCCAGCAGGACCAGGGCGGTTGTCCACCTGCCCTTCTTGTTGCCGAGCAGCAGTCCTCTGAAAGTGAATGTACTAAAACAGACAGCAGCCCCTCTGGAGCTTCCAGCCCCCCCTCTGCTCACAGAGAACCTCACTCTGTCCATCCTGCAGAGCTCTCCAAGTGCAACAGCACAAACGCAG AGGAATCCGGTCTGTCTGTCCTGAGTCTGGAGGTTGGAGAAACACACCCAGCACACCCCACCAGCAGTGACAAG GCAAGAGAGCAAGGCAAGATCGTCTGA
- the mthfd1b gene encoding C-1-tetrahydrofolate synthase, cytoplasmic, whose translation MSAQIISGKEVSAQVRECLKKDVEQMKLKDPNFSPGLVVLQVGDRDDSNLYISMKLKAAKEIGINATHMRLPKTATEDEVLHSIKEVNENSSVHGLIVQLPLDSVHKIDTEKVTNAVAPEKDVDGLTSINAGKLSRGDLGDCFIPCTPNGCMELIKQTGVSVAGKRAVVIGRSKIVGAPMHDLLLWSHATVTTCHSKTADLPGEVGKADILVVGIGKAEMVKGEWIKKGAVVIDCGINHIPDASRPSGKRVVGDVHYASAKEQAGFITPVPGGVGPMTVAMLMANTVLSAKRFLESHQPGKWNISYSNLNLQRPVPSDIVISRSCVPKPIDHLAKEVGLLSDEVELFGTTKAKVRLNIVQRLQAQPDGKYVVVTGITPTPLGEGKSTTTIGLVQAMGAHMKLNVFACVRQPSQGPTFGIKGGAAGGGYSQVIPMEEFNLHLTGDIHAITAANNLVAAAIDARMFHESTQSDKALYNRLVPLSGGERKFSPIQINRLKKLGIEKTDPSSLTEEEVTRFSRLDIDPSSVTWQRVLDTNDRFLRKITIGQSPTEKGYTREAQFDITVASEIMAVLALTTSLQDMRQRLAKMVVATSRSGQPITTEDLGVSGALTVLMKDAIKPNLMQTLEGNPVFVHAGPFANIAHGNSSILADKIALKLVGPEGYVVTEAGFGADIGMEKFFNIKCRYSGLRPHVVVLVATVRALKMHGGGPTVTAGMPLPKEYIDENLELLEKGCSNMKKQIENAQHFGVPVVVAVNAFKTDTEAELDLVCSVAKAAGAFDAVRCTHWAEGGAGAVALGQAVQRASEAPSSFKFLYDLELPIADKIRTIARKIYGADDIELLPEAQLKVELYTKQGFGNLPVCMAKTHLSLSHEADKKGVPTGFVLPIRDIRASTGAGFLFPLVGTMPTIPGLPTRPCFYDIDLDPETEQVNGLF comes from the exons ATGTCGGCGCAAATCATAAGTGGTAAAGAAGTGTCAGC GCAGGTGAGGGAGTGTCTGAAGAAGGATGTGGAGCAGATGAAGCTTAAGGACCCCAACTTCAGTCCAGGCCTTGTGGTCTTGCAG GTTGGAGACCGCGATGACTCAAATCTGTACATCAGTATGAAGTTAAAGGCAGCCAAAGAG ATTGGAATTAACGCCACGCATATGAGACTTCCCAAGACTGCCACTGAGGATGAG GTTCTTCACAGTATAAAAGAAGTGAATGAGAACTCGTCTGTTCACGGCCTCATCGTGCAGCTGCCTTTAGACTCTGTCCACAAGATAGACACAGAGAAAGTCACCAATGCTGTGGCCCCAGAGAAAGATGTAGATGG ACTAACTAGCATAAATGCAGGGAAGCTGTCTCGTGGGGACTTGGGTGACTGCTTCATCCCCTGCACGCCAAATGGCTGCATGGAACTGATCAAACAGACGG GTGTGTCTGTGGCCGGGAAGAGAGCTGTAGTGATTGGCCGCAGTAAGATTGTAGGCGCTCCGATGCAtgacctgctgctctggagCCACGCCACCGTCACCACCTGCCACTCCAAAACGGCTGATCTCCCCGGAGAG GTGGGCAAAGCAGACATCCTGGTTGTTGGCATTGGCAAAGCAGAGATGGTGAAAGGAGAGTGGATCAAGAAGGGAGCTGTGGTCATTGATTGTGGGATCAACCATATTCCAG ATGCTAGCAGGCCCagcgggaagcgggtggtgggtGATGTCCACTACGCCTCAGCCAAGGAGCAGGCTGGCTTCATTACTCCTGTACCCGGTGGTGTTGGACCCATGACCGTGGCCATGCTGATGGCT AACACGGTGTTGAGTGCCAAACGCTTCCTGGAGAGCCACCAACCAGGCAAATGGAACATTTCTTACTCAAATCTCAACCTTCAAAGACCTGTGCCAAG TGACATAGTGATTTCCCGCTCCTGCGTGCCCAAGCCTATTGACCACTTAGCAAAAGAGGTGGGGCTGCTATCTGATGAAGTGGAGCTCTTCGGCACCACAAAGGCCAAAGTCCGGCTGAATATCGTGCAGCGCCTGCAGGCCCAACCAGATGGCAAATATGTGGTGGTCACAGG CATTACTCCCACACCTTTGGGTGAAGGAAagagcaccaccaccatcggTCTGGTGCAGGCTATGGGAGCCCACATGAAACTGAATGTCTTTGCTTGTGTGCGACAGCCATCTCAGGGCCCCACCTTTGGCATTAAAG gtggcgctgcaggcGGTGGATATTCTCAAGTCATTCCTATGGAAGAG TTCAACCTTCATCTCACTGGTGACATTCACGCCATCACAGCCGCCAACAATTTGGTGGCTGCAGCCATCGACGCTCGTATGTTCCACGAGTCCACCCAATCTGACAAG GCTCTGTATAATCGCCTGGTCCCACTCAGTGGAGGAGAAAGGAAGTTCTCCCCTATTCAGATCAACAGACTGAAG AAACTGGGTATTGAAAAGACTGACCCCTCCTCTCTGACTGAAGAAGAGGTCACTCGCTTTTCCCGTCTGGACATAGACCCGAGCTCTGTTACCTGGCAACGAG TGTTGGACACGAACGATCGCTTCCTGAGGAAGATCACCATTGGCCAGTCTCCAACTGAAAAGGGTTACACTCGAGAG GCCCAGTTTGACATCACAGTGGCCAGTGAAATCATGGCTGTGCTGGCACTGACCACCAGCCTGCAGGACATGCGTCAACGTCTGGCTAAGATGGTCGTAGCCACCAGCCGCAGCGGACAACCCATCACCACTGAGGACCTG GGTGTGAGCGGCGCCTTAACTGTGCTGATGAAAGACGCTATCAAGCCAAACCTGATGCAGACTTTGGAG GGAAATCCTGTGTTTGTTCATGCTGGCCCATTTGCCAACATCGCCCACGGCAACTCCTCCATCCTGGCTGACAAAATTGCTTTGAAGCTGGTCGGCCCAGAGGGTTATGTAG TGACCGAGGCAGGCTTCGGCGCCGACATCGGCATGGAAAAGTTCTTTAATATCAAGTGCCGATACTCGGGCCTGAGACCCCacgtggtggtgctggtggccACAGTCCGAGCTTTGAAGATGCACGGAGGAGGACCAACg GTGACCGCGGGAATGCCGCTGCCAAAAGAATACATTGATGAG aacctggagctgctggaaaaaggctgcagcaacaTGAAGAAGCAGATCGAGAATGCGCAGCACTTCGGCGTCCCAGTGGTGGTGGCCGTGAATGCTTTTAA GACTGACACGGAGGCTGAGCTGGATTTAGTATGCAGCGTCGCCAAAGCCGCAGGCGCCTTTGACGCTGTACGCTGCACCCACTGGGCCGAAGGTGGCGCTGGCGCTGTTGCCCTGGGCCAGGCTGTCCAGAGGGCCTCTGAGGCCCCCAGCAGCTTCAAATTCCTCTATGACCTGGAG CTTCCTATTGCTGATAAGATTCGAACTATTGCTCGGAAAATCTACGGGGCCGATGACATCGAGCTTCTCCCAGAGGCTCAACTCAAGGTGGAACTCTACACCAAACAG GGTTTTGGGAACCTTCCTGTCTGCATGGCCAAGACTCACCTATCTCTCTCTCATGAAGCAGACAAGAAGGGTGTGCCCACAGGTTTTGTCCTGCCAATCAGAGACATCCGTGCCAGCACAGGAGCTGGATTCCTCTTCCCACTGGTTGGCACT ATGCCCACCATCCCTGGTCTGCCCACCAGACCATGTTTCTATGACATCGATCTGGACCCTGAGACGGAGCAGGTTAATGGGCTCTTCTGA
- the dorip1 gene encoding uncharacterized protein C14orf28 homolog, giving the protein MCLDVWGAASRNRHEGIQRDMESGFCVLSDTEDLQMLISNTATNLHNERSKTLFDEIRASINNYDEEDRSFWRPVLPWGGFFTIKAGRKAISSIPMYVKINLKNTCTIDGFLMILYVILRDNQSFPRELAVFLGKTFVEHFLYLMDSCDYTTVKMLWILDRMSRQQYHSEIHHAALEIDLFGNEHENFTKNLENLMSTVQESLCTNWSCPSRFQEYTNTTINISPPHELPHRDPIQSAVDEFFCTKLLLCSELGCNGLREFSQRVFCHGPPPFVILNMQQWKSEELSYVPYHLGLCQHRYVLEGATLFNKEEHHYSAAFQIDGCWMHYDGLRGNNLILLDKPPDLLLLSSLVYIRASDK; this is encoded by the exons ATGTGTTTGGATGTATGGGGCGCTGCGAGTCGCAATCGACATGAGGGAATACAAAGAGATATGGAGAGTGGATTCTGTGTTTTGAGCGACACCGAGGATCTGCAAATGCTAATTTCCAACACTGCGACCAATCTTCACAACGAAAG GTCTAAAACGCTCTTTGACGAAATTCGGGCTTCAATAAACAACTATGACGAGGAGGATCGCTCATTTTGGAGGCCTGTCCTTCCATGGGGAGGCTTTTTTACTATTAAGGCAGGACGAAAGGCTATATCAAGCATCCCTATGTACGTCAAAATCAACCTTAAGAACACCTGCACCATTGACGGCTTCCTCATGATCCTGTATGTGATTCTGCGAGACAACCAGAGCTTTCCCAGGGAGCTGGCTGTCTTTCTGGGGAAGACGTTCGTGGAGCATTTCCTCTACCTGATGGACTCCTGTGACTACACCACAGTGAAGATGCTGTGGATCTTGGACAGGATGTCCAGACagcagtaccactctgagatcCACCACGCAGCGCTGGAAATCGACCTCTTCGGCAACGAGCACGAGAACTTCACCAAGAACCTCGAGAACCTCATGTCCACCGTGCAGGAGAGCCTGTGCACCAATTGGAGCTGTCCTTCCCGATTCCAGGAGTATACAAACACCACAATCAACATTAG CCCTCCTCATGAGCTGCCTCACAGAGACCCAATCCAGTCAGCCGTGGATGAATTCTTCTGCACCAAactcctcctctgctcagagcTTGG GTGTAATGGGCTGAGGGAGTTCTCTCAGAGGGTTTTCTGCCATGGACCTCCACCTTTTGTGATCCTCAACATGCAGCAGTGGAAGTCAGAGGAGCTCTCCTATGTTCCGTACCATCTCGGTCTCTGCCAGCACAG GTATGTACTAGAGGGCGCCACGCTCTTCAACAAGGAGGAACATCACTACTCTGCAGCCTTTCAGATCGATGGCTGCTGGATGCACTATGACGGCCTGAGAGGAAACAACTTAATTCTCTTGGACAAGCCGCCTGATCTGCTCCTGCTCTCTTCTTTGGTCTACATCCGTGCTTCAGACAAGTGA